One Spirochaeta africana DSM 8902 genomic window carries:
- a CDS encoding NAD(P)-binding domain-containing protein: MSHVEAAVIGAGPIGIELAANLKRNGIRYRQFEAGQIGNTITWWPHGTRFFSSPEWIAIAGVPIQTSEQELITGEQYLAYLRLVVEQLELPIETYTQVIRLEPRDEPVGSGFRITLDSRQGQEVLTADKVILATGDMSYPRELGIPGEDRAHVSHYFTDAHRYFRQRLLIVGGRNSALEAALRCWRAGARVSISYRGSAFPEDRVISRLLLEVKLLIDRGQIGFYPATLPQGISDTAVQLQHTDSGRMTTVDADFVLLCTGFVPDQRLFDQLQLARSGPEAAPRLDPDTREASLPGVYVAGTAAAGDQQTYRTFIATSHDHVHRIIRHLRPDADIRTGNHPSRDYELNSMDIE; this comes from the coding sequence ATGTCACATGTAGAAGCAGCGGTAATCGGCGCCGGGCCGATCGGGATTGAACTGGCCGCTAATCTGAAACGGAACGGAATCCGGTATAGACAGTTTGAGGCCGGGCAGATCGGGAACACCATAACCTGGTGGCCGCACGGCACCCGCTTTTTCAGCTCGCCAGAGTGGATCGCAATAGCTGGGGTGCCGATACAGACCAGCGAACAGGAACTGATAACCGGGGAACAGTACCTTGCCTATCTGCGCCTGGTAGTTGAACAGCTCGAGCTGCCGATAGAGACCTATACGCAGGTGATCCGTCTGGAGCCCCGGGATGAACCGGTGGGGAGCGGGTTTCGGATCACCCTGGATTCGCGGCAGGGGCAGGAGGTGCTGACCGCCGACAAGGTGATTCTGGCAACGGGTGATATGAGTTATCCCAGAGAACTGGGGATACCAGGGGAGGATCGCGCGCATGTCAGTCATTATTTTACCGATGCCCATAGATATTTCCGGCAGCGACTGCTGATTGTCGGTGGCCGCAACTCGGCCCTGGAGGCGGCCTTGCGCTGCTGGCGCGCCGGTGCCCGGGTCAGTATCAGCTACCGAGGATCCGCCTTTCCCGAGGATCGGGTGATTTCGAGGCTGCTGCTGGAGGTGAAACTGCTGATCGATCGCGGCCAGATCGGGTTCTACCCGGCTACGTTGCCACAGGGAATTTCCGATACCGCGGTGCAGCTGCAGCACACCGACAGTGGCAGGATGACCACGGTCGATGCTGATTTTGTGCTGCTGTGCACCGGCTTTGTGCCGGATCAGCGGTTGTTTGATCAGCTGCAGCTGGCACGATCCGGTCCGGAAGCGGCTCCCCGGCTGGATCCGGATACGCGGGAGGCCAGCCTGCCGGGTGTGTACGTCGCCGGTACAGCTGCAGCCGGGGATCAGCAGACCTACCGCACCTTTATCGCTACCAGTCATGATCATGTGCACCGCATTATCCGTCACCTGCGGCCGGATGCAGATATTCGCACTGGGAATCATCCCTCACGTGATTACGAATTGAACAGTATGGACATAGAGTAG
- a CDS encoding aminopeptidase, with translation MNTSLLSILSEDELRAYARVIVQVGVNLRPGQCFLIGTGPGNYEFARLTADEAYRAGAKYVKIDVLDAALNRSRIEHGRAEDLTYLPAYTHAVNNELLAYDWARIRIEDNEGLDALKGVDPDGIEAITRTYRQFRAETQNHMMNDQHPWCVVAAPGPAWAQRTLGSPAAETPESSVQQLQAFWQQLRSVLRLDTPDPVAAWDRHGQDLIQRCRTLDSLQLASLRFTSPGTDLTVGLNRRSRWKGGPASTPNGRSFLPNIPTEEVFTTPDFRTAEGTVVATRPVKVMETLVHQARFTFRDGRVVEHDAAEGKEALDRYLDIDAGARSIGELALVDSSSPIYQSGLLFNSILYDENASCHIALGAGYPSCLTDSHNLTDADAKQAAGCNVSLVHTDFMIGSPETDVTGIDRDGHEHALIRSGKFVI, from the coding sequence ATGAATACCAGCTTGTTATCGATTCTTTCGGAAGATGAACTGCGTGCCTATGCACGTGTTATTGTACAGGTCGGGGTGAATCTTCGCCCCGGTCAGTGTTTTCTGATCGGCACCGGTCCCGGCAATTATGAATTTGCCCGCCTTACCGCCGATGAAGCATATCGTGCCGGGGCGAAATATGTCAAAATTGATGTCCTCGACGCCGCGCTCAACCGCAGTCGCATTGAACATGGCCGTGCCGAGGATCTGACCTATCTACCGGCGTACACCCATGCGGTCAACAATGAATTGCTGGCGTATGACTGGGCTCGAATTCGCATCGAAGACAACGAGGGTCTCGATGCCCTGAAAGGCGTCGATCCCGACGGCATAGAGGCCATCACCCGTACCTACCGGCAGTTCCGTGCCGAGACCCAGAATCATATGATGAACGATCAGCATCCCTGGTGTGTGGTGGCGGCACCTGGCCCGGCCTGGGCTCAGCGCACCCTGGGTTCACCCGCAGCTGAAACACCTGAGTCCTCGGTGCAGCAGCTCCAGGCATTCTGGCAGCAGCTGCGCTCGGTGCTCCGCCTGGACACACCCGACCCGGTAGCAGCCTGGGACCGCCACGGCCAGGATCTGATCCAGCGCTGCCGTACCCTGGACAGTCTGCAGCTGGCCAGTTTGCGTTTTACCAGCCCGGGAACTGATCTGACGGTTGGCTTGAATCGCCGTTCACGCTGGAAGGGCGGGCCGGCATCGACCCCGAACGGCAGATCCTTCCTGCCCAACATCCCCACCGAAGAGGTGTTTACCACACCGGATTTCCGCACCGCCGAGGGTACCGTTGTGGCGACCAGGCCAGTCAAGGTTATGGAGACCCTGGTGCACCAGGCTCGCTTCACCTTTCGAGACGGGCGGGTGGTTGAACACGATGCGGCCGAAGGCAAGGAAGCCCTTGATCGATACCTGGATATAGACGCAGGCGCCCGTTCTATCGGTGAGCTGGCGCTGGTTGACAGCTCAAGCCCGATCTATCAGAGCGGCCTGCTGTTCAACAGCATTCTGTACGATGAGAATGCCAGCTGCCACATTGCACTGGGTGCGGGATATCCATCCTGCCTGACCGATTCACACAACCTGACCGATGCCGATGCCAAACAGGCAGCCGGATGCAATGTCTCGCTGGTACACACCGACTTTATGATCGGTTCGCCCGAGACCGATGTTACCGGGATTGATCGTGACGGACATGAACATGCCCTGATTCGCAGCGGCAAGTTTGTAATCTGA
- a CDS encoding OFA family MFS transporter: MKNQPSAVIMIILGAVVNLCLGAVYSYSVFRLPLEQELAINPAASGFPYMVFLAMFALTMPFAGFLLERIGPRATALTGGMLTAGGWLLAGYAGGIGQITLTYGVLGGIGVGITYGVPLALAARWFPQRPGLAAGITLLGFGMSPFVTAPLAGFLIETLGVLAAFRIMGVGFAAVITLCALPMHLPAAASHSTSQAAGVSPREMLRSTRFWGLWICFTLGTVVGLTAIGITSPVAQVAGGMSSAAAATAVSIMAIFNGIGRPLFGTLTDNIGIRRAAQTAFGVIAAAAALMLLVWQLPAEAAALRIVMFGTSFAGLWLVLGGWLAIAPAATTQMFGRRFYSRNYGFVYTAYGAGAIIGTVLSGALYDLFGGYQMLFAALLGAGIVGLLVSIKLLPSVQH, encoded by the coding sequence ATGAAAAATCAGCCTTCTGCAGTAATCATGATAATTCTCGGGGCCGTAGTAAATCTCTGCCTCGGCGCAGTGTATTCGTATAGTGTGTTTCGTCTGCCACTGGAACAGGAACTCGCCATTAACCCCGCTGCCAGCGGCTTTCCCTACATGGTGTTCCTGGCGATGTTTGCGCTCACTATGCCGTTCGCCGGATTTCTGCTGGAGCGCATCGGGCCGCGGGCAACGGCCCTGACCGGTGGCATGCTGACTGCCGGCGGCTGGCTGCTGGCCGGTTATGCCGGCGGGATTGGCCAGATTACCCTGACCTACGGGGTACTTGGCGGCATCGGCGTGGGAATCACCTACGGGGTACCGCTGGCACTGGCAGCGCGCTGGTTTCCGCAACGCCCCGGCCTGGCGGCCGGGATCACCCTGCTCGGGTTTGGCATGTCGCCGTTCGTAACCGCACCCCTGGCCGGCTTCCTGATCGAAACCCTGGGTGTTCTGGCAGCCTTTCGTATCATGGGTGTCGGATTTGCTGCAGTTATCACACTCTGTGCACTGCCAATGCACCTCCCAGCAGCAGCCTCGCACAGCACTTCCCAGGCAGCGGGTGTTTCCCCGCGGGAAATGCTGCGCAGCACCCGATTCTGGGGATTATGGATATGCTTCACCCTGGGTACCGTAGTAGGTCTGACAGCAATCGGTATTACCAGCCCGGTAGCCCAGGTTGCAGGTGGCATGAGCTCGGCAGCTGCCGCTACAGCAGTCTCCATCATGGCTATTTTCAACGGGATTGGCCGGCCGTTGTTTGGCACCCTGACCGATAACATCGGCATCAGACGGGCAGCCCAGACTGCATTCGGTGTGATTGCAGCTGCTGCCGCCCTGATGCTGCTGGTCTGGCAGCTGCCGGCCGAGGCAGCCGCCCTGAGGATTGTGATGTTTGGCACCAGCTTTGCCGGCTTATGGCTGGTACTTGGCGGCTGGCTTGCCATTGCCCCGGCAGCAACCACCCAGATGTTTGGCCGCCGATTTTACAGCCGCAACTATGGCTTTGTCTACACCGCCTACGGGGCCGGGGCGATTATCGGCACCGTGCTTTCGGGCGCCCTGTACGATCTGTTCGGGGGATACCAGATGCTGTTTGCCGCCCTGCTGGGCGCCGGGATAGTCGGCCTGCTGGTATCGATTAAACTGCTGCCAAGCGTGCAGCACTGA
- a CDS encoding methyl-accepting chemotaxis protein: protein MKIGRKTSLVSILVITGFIGALGYTGITMIRANLLQDLARQATEAVASSYRVNEMLRAVMVDSRNIDNSYQRLRDMQAEQEQQVTALLEHPGRAWLPREIEERFSGLEHMYAYAANANRELGERIEELRDADIPGLRVKPGIVRIQMYLRENDLRDSRAFFLTSSVLLRTEESITTGDQLARHTMVPIAEAVAKEATEFFRTAFMVAGIISALLIIAGLLFSYLFSRNLSRRMEELHGVMEEMANKDFRRRSQVHSRDELGAIAGYINTIQERVGAFFGQVRSSAASVGELKDSVSAAASESAAALNQITRNVESLNQQFQRLDGAVTEAGDSISGITGGVTHLSESIQRQSAAIEQSLASFEQINASVQSVAQVAEDRRSGAEQLLQVVQTGGGYIETTNETISQIARQVDAVLEIVSVINDVSNQTNLLSMNAAIESAHAGEAGKGFAVVAEEIRKLSESTREHAAGITQIVNSVAEQIQSADHASTEGYQAFENIQQEVSRFTESMAEINNGMRELSVGSREVLAATQEVSQITQDIRQDSTDISRQNQQIEEAMEHARQISTTAVSGMQEMEIGIKEILEALQDMTEKTSESRERMEQLLTVVQEFSV, encoded by the coding sequence ATGAAGATCGGACGCAAGACCTCGCTGGTCAGCATTTTGGTGATAACCGGATTTATCGGGGCACTGGGCTATACCGGGATTACAATGATCAGGGCCAACCTCCTGCAGGATCTGGCCCGACAGGCAACCGAGGCGGTGGCATCCTCCTACCGGGTAAATGAGATGCTGCGAGCCGTGATGGTGGATTCACGGAATATAGACAACAGCTACCAGCGCCTGCGGGATATGCAGGCGGAACAGGAGCAGCAGGTTACTGCATTGCTGGAGCACCCGGGGCGTGCCTGGCTGCCGCGAGAGATTGAGGAGCGCTTTTCCGGTCTTGAACATATGTATGCCTATGCCGCCAATGCCAATCGCGAGCTTGGCGAGCGCATCGAGGAGCTGCGCGATGCCGACATCCCTGGTCTCCGGGTAAAACCGGGGATTGTGCGGATCCAGATGTATCTGCGCGAGAATGATCTGCGCGACAGCCGCGCATTTTTTCTGACATCCTCGGTGCTGTTGCGAACCGAGGAATCAATTACCACCGGCGATCAGCTGGCCCGCCATACCATGGTCCCGATAGCCGAGGCGGTTGCCAAGGAAGCCACCGAGTTTTTCAGAACCGCGTTTATGGTGGCCGGAATAATCAGCGCCCTGCTGATCATTGCCGGATTGCTGTTCTCGTATCTGTTCAGCCGCAACCTGTCCCGACGGATGGAGGAGCTGCACGGGGTAATGGAGGAGATGGCCAACAAGGACTTTCGGCGCCGGTCGCAGGTACACAGCCGCGACGAGCTGGGAGCGATTGCCGGGTATATCAACACCATCCAGGAGCGTGTCGGGGCGTTTTTCGGGCAGGTGCGCAGCTCGGCTGCCAGTGTCGGGGAGCTGAAGGACAGCGTGTCGGCTGCTGCGTCCGAGTCGGCGGCGGCACTGAACCAGATTACCCGCAACGTGGAGTCGCTGAACCAGCAGTTTCAGCGACTGGACGGGGCGGTAACCGAGGCCGGCGACTCGATATCGGGGATTACCGGCGGGGTGACCCATCTGAGCGAATCGATCCAGCGGCAGTCGGCGGCGATCGAGCAGTCACTGGCATCCTTCGAGCAGATCAACGCCTCGGTACAGAGTGTAGCGCAGGTTGCCGAGGACCGGCGCAGCGGTGCCGAGCAGCTGCTGCAGGTGGTGCAGACCGGCGGTGGCTATATCGAGACCACCAACGAGACGATCTCGCAGATTGCCCGGCAGGTGGATGCGGTGCTGGAGATTGTGTCGGTCATAAACGATGTGTCAAACCAGACGAATCTGCTGTCGATGAATGCGGCGATCGAAAGCGCCCATGCCGGTGAGGCCGGCAAGGGGTTTGCGGTGGTCGCCGAGGAGATCCGCAAGCTGTCGGAATCGACGCGGGAGCATGCAGCCGGGATAACCCAGATCGTGAACAGCGTGGCCGAACAGATACAGAGTGCCGACCATGCCAGTACCGAGGGGTATCAGGCGTTCGAGAACATCCAGCAGGAGGTATCGCGCTTTACCGAGTCGATGGCCGAGATCAACAACGGGATGCGGGAGCTGTCGGTGGGCTCGCGTGAGGTGCTGGCGGCAACCCAGGAGGTGTCACAGATAACCCAGGACATCCGCCAGGACAGCACCGACATCTCGCGGCAGAACCAGCAGATCGAGGAAGCCATGGAGCATGCCCGGCAGATCTCGACGACGGCGGTATCGGGGATGCAGGAGATGGAGATCGGGATCAAGGAGATACTCGAGGCCCTGCAGGACATGACCGAAAAGACCAGCGAGAGCCGCGAACGCATGGAGCAGCTGCTTACGGTGGTGCAGGAATTTTCGGTTTAA
- a CDS encoding methyl-accepting chemotaxis protein produces MKIGHKNSIVTSTVIFGFIAVMAYAGNLLVAANQLRDLSQQSLQAVSATYLVYGTARGMLVESGDLQRSRERWENALADQQQQMQLLFTHPGQQRLSAAASQRLAAAQTTYRYVDNAFEDFRGRLVQLQETDIPGLVTKPGLLRIQMHLRESQQSFGQIPNLVASAESRIESAVGLNNQLAQHTLLPLSERIIAEANVYVSRSLRTVLLAAIGMTVISFAFAFVFSSRLSRKMQELHGVMEEMANKDFRRRSQVHSRDELGAIAGYINTIQERVGAFFGQVRSSAASVGELKDSVSAAASESAAALNQITRNVESLNQQFQRLDGAVTEAGDSISGITGGVTHLSESIQRQSAAIEQSLASFEQINASVQSVAQVAEDRRSGAEQLLQVVQTGGGYIETTNETISQIARQVDAVLEIVSVINDVSNQTNLLSMNAAIESAHAGEAGKGFAVVAEEIRKLSESTREHAAGITQIVNSVAEQIQSADHASTEGYQAFENIQQEVSRFTESMAEINNGMRELSVGSREVLAATQEVSQITQDIRQDSTDISRQNQQIEEAMEHARQISTTAVSGMQEMEIGIKEILEALQDMTEKTSESRERMEQLLTVVQEFAL; encoded by the coding sequence ATGAAAATCGGCCACAAGAACTCTATAGTAACCAGTACCGTCATATTCGGCTTTATTGCGGTCATGGCGTATGCTGGCAATCTGCTGGTTGCTGCCAACCAGCTGCGCGACCTGTCCCAGCAATCCCTGCAGGCAGTCTCGGCAACCTACCTGGTATACGGCACCGCCCGCGGCATGCTGGTGGAATCCGGGGATCTGCAGCGCAGCCGGGAGCGTTGGGAGAACGCGCTGGCCGATCAGCAGCAGCAGATGCAGCTGCTGTTTACCCACCCCGGACAGCAGCGGCTGTCTGCGGCGGCATCGCAGCGCCTTGCCGCGGCGCAAACCACCTATCGATATGTCGATAACGCCTTCGAGGATTTTCGCGGCCGGTTGGTACAGCTGCAGGAGACTGATATACCGGGACTCGTCACCAAGCCAGGGCTGCTGCGGATCCAGATGCACCTGCGGGAGAGCCAGCAAAGCTTCGGACAGATTCCCAACCTTGTCGCATCCGCCGAGAGTCGGATAGAGTCGGCGGTCGGTCTGAATAACCAGTTGGCGCAGCACACTCTGCTGCCGCTTTCTGAACGAATTATAGCGGAAGCTAATGTCTATGTATCCCGCTCGCTGCGTACCGTGCTGCTGGCGGCAATCGGGATGACGGTGATCAGCTTTGCCTTCGCTTTTGTGTTCAGCAGTCGGCTTTCCCGGAAAATGCAAGAGCTGCACGGGGTAATGGAGGAGATGGCCAACAAGGACTTTCGGCGCCGGTCGCAGGTACACAGCCGCGACGAGCTGGGAGCGATTGCCGGGTACATCAACACCATCCAGGAGCGTGTCGGGGCGTTTTTCGGGCAGGTGCGCAGCTCGGCCGCCAGTGTCGGGGAGCTGAAGGACAGCGTGTCGGCGGCTGCTTCCGAGTCGGCGGCGGCACTGAACCAGATTACCCGCAACGTGGAGTCGCTGAACCAGCAGTTTCAGCGACTGGACGGGGCGGTAACCGAGGCCGGCGACTCGATATCTGGGATTACCGGCGGGGTGACCCATCTGAGCGAATCGATCCAGCGGCAGTCGGCGGCGATCGAGCAGTCACTGGCATCCTTCGAGCAGATCAACGCCTCGGTACAGAGTGTAGCGCAGGTTGCCGAGGACCGGCGCAGCGGTGCCGAGCAGCTGCTGCAGGTGGTGCAGACCGGCGGTGGTTATATCGAGACCACCAATGAAACGATCTCGCAGATTGCCCGGCAGGTGGATGCGGTGCTGGAGATTGTGTCGGTCATAAACGATGTGTCAAACCAGACGAATCTGCTGTCGATGAATGCGGCGATCGAAAGCGCCCATGCCGGTGAGGCCGGCAAGGGGTTTGCGGTGGTCGCCGAGGAGATCCGCAAGCTGTCGGAATCGACGCGGGAGCATGCAGCCGGGATAACCCAGATCGTGAACAGCGTGGCCGAACAGATACAGAGTGCCGACCATGCCAGTACCGAGGGGTATCAGGCGTTCGAGAACATCCAGCAGGAGGTATCGCGCTTTACCGAGTCGATGGCCGAGATCAACAACGGGATGCGGGAGCTGTCGGTGGGCTCGCGTGAGGTGCTGGCGGCAACCCAGGAGGTGTCACAGATAACCCAGGACATCCGCCAGGACAGCACCGACATCTCGCGGCAGAACCAGCAGATCGAGGAAGCCATGGAGCATGCCCGGCAGATCTCGACGACGGCGGTATCGGGGATGCAGGAGATGGAGATCGGGATCAAGGAGATACTCGAGGCCCTGCAGGACATGACCGAAAAGACCAGCGAGAGCCGCGAACGCATGGAGCAGCTGCTTACGGTGGTTCAGGAGTTCGCGCTATAG
- a CDS encoding ATP-dependent 6-phosphofructokinase, translating into MNDFTIESLGDSKISSPISYDKVPGHNVTNFVSDDEAIIYDVDLDPQRKETWCADESQLIQKAGPRAKIYFSPPHVHAGIVSCGGLCPGINDVIRAVVRTLWYRYGVRRITGIRNGYKGLIPEYGIAPIDLSPDLVDDIHKIGGSILGTSRGGGERTEEIVDTIERMNLNILFTIGGDGTQKGSLAIAREIERRGLKISIIGIPKTIDNDFKFIQRSFGFETAVARATEAVTGAHVEAQSVINGIGLVKVMGRESGFIAAYTALASHEANFVLIPEVPFELDGPNGLIAHLVERLERRSHAVVIVAEGAGQTLLERDASKTDDSGNVVLGDIGLYLKEKIASSFKKAGIHQNLKYIDPSYMIRSSVAVPTDSVYCSQLGNNAAHAAMAGKTKTMIGLVNNHYVHLPIELVVASRNHVDPQSSLWRSVIEATHQPVMMTNTKEAIETTAEQKAKMDKNRGNS; encoded by the coding sequence ATGAACGATTTTACCATTGAGAGTCTGGGTGATTCCAAGATTTCATCACCTATATCCTACGACAAGGTGCCCGGTCACAATGTAACCAACTTTGTATCGGACGATGAAGCAATTATCTACGATGTTGATCTTGATCCACAGCGCAAGGAGACCTGGTGCGCCGATGAATCCCAGTTGATTCAGAAGGCCGGGCCGCGTGCAAAGATCTACTTCAGCCCACCCCACGTGCATGCCGGGATTGTCAGCTGCGGCGGCCTGTGTCCGGGAATAAATGATGTGATTCGTGCGGTGGTGCGGACCCTGTGGTACCGCTACGGGGTGCGTCGGATAACCGGTATCCGCAACGGCTACAAGGGATTGATACCGGAATACGGGATAGCGCCAATAGATCTGAGCCCGGATCTGGTTGATGATATTCACAAGATCGGGGGGTCTATTCTTGGGACCTCACGGGGCGGCGGTGAGCGCACCGAGGAGATTGTGGACACCATCGAGCGTATGAACCTGAATATTCTGTTCACTATTGGCGGGGACGGAACCCAGAAAGGCTCACTGGCGATTGCCCGGGAGATCGAGCGCCGCGGGCTCAAGATCTCGATTATCGGGATCCCCAAAACGATTGATAACGACTTCAAGTTTATTCAGCGGTCGTTCGGTTTCGAGACAGCGGTTGCGCGGGCCACCGAGGCGGTGACCGGTGCCCATGTAGAGGCCCAGTCGGTAATCAACGGCATTGGCCTGGTAAAGGTGATGGGGCGGGAGTCCGGATTCATTGCTGCCTATACCGCGCTTGCCAGCCATGAGGCGAATTTTGTGCTGATTCCCGAGGTTCCTTTCGAGCTGGATGGTCCGAACGGACTTATCGCGCACTTGGTCGAGCGGCTGGAACGGCGCAGCCACGCGGTGGTAATCGTGGCCGAGGGCGCAGGGCAGACCCTTTTGGAGCGGGATGCCAGCAAGACCGATGATTCCGGTAATGTGGTGCTGGGGGATATAGGACTGTACCTGAAGGAAAAGATTGCCAGTTCGTTCAAAAAGGCCGGGATCCATCAGAACCTGAAATATATCGATCCAAGCTACATGATCCGCAGCTCGGTAGCGGTGCCAACCGACTCGGTGTACTGCAGTCAGCTGGGCAACAACGCTGCCCATGCTGCCATGGCCGGCAAGACCAAAACCATGATCGGCCTGGTTAATAATCATTATGTGCACCTGCCGATCGAGCTGGTGGTTGCCAGCCGCAATCATGTCGATCCGCAGAGCAGCCTGTGGCGCAGTGTGATCGAGGCTACCCATCAGCCGGTCATGATGACCAACACCAAGGAAGCAATTGAAACTACGGCCGAGCAGAAGGCCAAAATGGATAAAAACCGGGGAAACAGTTAG
- a CDS encoding SurA N-terminal domain-containing protein produces the protein MSTTQSDAPEKKRFSLSKLTVYLGSAALLLGGVAIGFAGGALLGSGDAATPQPADDGFAQARPQLEQQLIQEREREAFSNHLDQLRADGDIQTYPERIDGGDAGTVIAVVNGSDILLADYQPLEAQQIQAMTSQGLDPDSEEMREMIDQQRPQLIDHFITRTLLMQQVAQEGITIGDDQIDEQIAVYSQQFGSEEALYEQLDQVGLSREQFYAEIREELAVQEYIEAFLDTALSDADLEFSEEELREMYEMQQQMQQQQMQQQMPQQP, from the coding sequence ATGAGTACGACACAGAGTGATGCACCAGAGAAGAAACGATTCTCACTGTCCAAATTGACGGTTTACCTCGGGTCTGCAGCCTTGCTGCTGGGCGGGGTCGCCATAGGTTTTGCTGGCGGCGCACTGCTTGGCAGTGGCGATGCTGCCACCCCGCAGCCGGCCGATGACGGCTTTGCCCAGGCGCGTCCGCAGCTTGAGCAGCAGTTGATACAGGAGCGCGAGCGCGAGGCGTTCTCGAACCACCTGGATCAGCTGAGGGCAGATGGCGATATTCAGACCTATCCCGAGCGTATCGATGGCGGAGACGCCGGCACGGTGATAGCAGTGGTAAACGGCAGTGACATCCTGCTGGCAGACTATCAACCGCTCGAAGCGCAACAGATCCAGGCAATGACCTCACAGGGGCTCGATCCCGACAGCGAGGAAATGCGTGAGATGATCGACCAGCAGCGGCCGCAGCTGATTGATCACTTTATCACCCGCACCTTGCTGATGCAGCAGGTAGCGCAGGAGGGAATCACCATCGGCGACGACCAGATCGATGAGCAGATTGCTGTCTATTCCCAGCAGTTCGGCAGCGAAGAAGCCCTGTACGAACAGCTGGACCAGGTCGGCCTGTCCCGTGAACAGTTCTATGCAGAAATCCGCGAGGAGCTTGCAGTTCAGGAGTATATCGAAGCATTCCTGGACACCGCCCTCAGCGATGCAGACCTGGAGTTCAGCGAGGAAGAACTGCGGGAGATGTACGAGATGCAGCAGCAGATGCAACAACAGCAAATGCAGCAGCAGATGCCGCAACAGCCGTAG
- a CDS encoding sulfate/molybdate ABC transporter ATP-binding protein, which yields MLHETHSADRTEAHYLEARGVTKRFGDFTAVDDVSLAIPGGQLTALLGPSGCGKTTLLRTLAGLEAPDQGAVVIDGQVQNGIPVTRRKVGFVFQHYALFRHMTVFENVAFGLRVKPKAERPPKSEIARRVHELLELVQLDNQSGKYPDQMSGGQRQRVALARALIVQPKILLLDEPFGALDANVRKELRRWLRRLHDELHITSILVTHDQDEALEVADRIVVMNQGRIEQDGSPEQVYLHPANAFVYRFLGAVNVFHGRIEGDRLVTYAPEESLQQPASGVPIFVRPHEMSLSREPKSGHLQATVTRVGFSGATARIEVQLDQTGREVEIMLPLSDYQQRRPAEGERVFVAPTGFTEFSDYQI from the coding sequence ATGCTGCATGAAACCCATTCTGCAGATAGAACCGAGGCTCATTATCTTGAGGCCAGGGGCGTTACCAAGCGGTTCGGGGATTTTACTGCGGTCGATGATGTAAGCCTGGCAATACCAGGGGGACAGTTGACTGCCTTGCTGGGGCCCTCGGGCTGCGGCAAGACCACCTTGCTGCGTACACTGGCCGGTCTGGAGGCACCGGATCAGGGTGCGGTAGTGATCGATGGTCAGGTGCAGAACGGCATACCGGTAACCCGCCGGAAGGTGGGATTCGTGTTTCAGCACTATGCCCTGTTTCGGCATATGACGGTCTTCGAGAACGTTGCATTCGGACTGCGGGTCAAACCCAAGGCGGAGCGCCCACCGAAATCAGAGATTGCCCGCCGTGTGCACGAGCTGCTGGAACTGGTGCAGCTGGACAATCAAAGTGGCAAATATCCTGATCAGATGTCCGGGGGGCAGCGGCAGCGCGTGGCCCTGGCCCGTGCCTTGATAGTTCAGCCAAAGATACTCCTGCTGGATGAGCCATTTGGTGCCCTGGATGCCAATGTTCGCAAAGAGCTGCGACGATGGCTGCGCCGCCTCCACGATGAACTGCACATAACCTCGATACTGGTAACCCATGATCAGGACGAGGCACTGGAGGTCGCTGATCGCATTGTAGTGATGAATCAGGGCAGAATCGAGCAGGATGGCAGCCCCGAGCAGGTATATCTGCACCCGGCGAACGCCTTTGTGTACCGGTTTCTGGGCGCAGTAAATGTGTTTCATGGACGTATTGAAGGGGACCGGTTGGTCACCTATGCCCCGGAAGAATCCCTGCAGCAGCCGGCCAGTGGCGTCCCGATTTTTGTTCGCCCCCACGAGATGTCGCTCTCACGGGAACCCAAATCGGGACATCTGCAGGCTACTGTCACCAGGGTGGGCTTTAGCGGCGCCACCGCCCGGATAGAGGTGCAGCTTGATCAGACCGGCAGGGAGGTAGAGATCATGCTCCCCCTTTCAGACTATCAGCAGCGGCGTCCGGCCGAGGGGGAGCGGGTGTTCGTTGCGCCAACCGGTTTTACCGAGTTCAGCGATTATCAGATTTGA